In Leptospira stimsonii, a single window of DNA contains:
- a CDS encoding UDP-3-O-acyl-N-acetylglucosamine deacetylase, translating into MQIHTTLKTISELKNTRFPEIDQFPNHFLDDRFPIDVQNSYTVQKEFSVIGVSTLENQSSTIRVKPSSGSFSKFSYSQKTLELRPEYCIKGNHNIQLGEIKIIEHPIALQSAFGLYLDFELEKSSFPTFDFCGQVYLDGLDNNLQKIGEVPLITVARPFAMSWEKGYCILEPDEGDRKLILDHQVSYPGSTVGNSRIRTEMTPEIFSFIASARTTAFRPGEEAEKFYQIGLAGGLKDYPFTLENVILLNEEKIFNPREKFAHEGKNYEFLAHELIDILAWIRFLEEEYKGRFVGNMTTFLFDHHKQIDIAQFVCDRNRFSEIGMRIL; encoded by the coding sequence ATGCAAATCCACACAACACTCAAAACGATCTCCGAACTCAAAAATACACGATTCCCGGAGATTGATCAATTCCCGAACCACTTTTTAGACGATCGATTTCCTATCGACGTCCAAAATTCTTATACCGTTCAAAAAGAATTCTCCGTCATAGGAGTTTCCACTCTGGAGAATCAATCCTCAACGATCCGAGTAAAACCTTCCTCCGGATCTTTTTCCAAATTCTCTTATTCTCAAAAGACTCTCGAACTCAGACCTGAATATTGTATAAAAGGAAATCATAATATACAACTGGGCGAAATAAAGATCATAGAACATCCGATCGCGTTGCAATCGGCTTTCGGTCTTTATCTGGATTTTGAATTGGAGAAGTCAAGTTTCCCCACGTTTGATTTTTGCGGCCAGGTTTATTTGGACGGATTGGATAACAATCTCCAAAAAATCGGAGAAGTTCCTTTGATTACCGTCGCAAGACCATTCGCGATGAGCTGGGAAAAAGGATATTGTATTTTAGAACCGGACGAAGGAGATCGAAAGTTGATCCTGGATCATCAGGTGAGTTATCCCGGCTCCACGGTTGGAAATTCCAGAATCAGAACCGAGATGACTCCTGAGATTTTCTCATTTATCGCCTCGGCAAGAACGACCGCGTTTCGCCCCGGAGAAGAGGCCGAAAAATTCTATCAGATCGGCCTCGCGGGCGGGTTGAAGGATTATCCGTTTACTTTGGAAAACGTGATTTTGTTAAACGAAGAGAAAATTTTCAACCCGAGAGAGAAGTTCGCTCACGAAGGGAAGAATTATGAATTTCTCGCACACGAATTGATCGATATCTTAGCTTGGATTCGATTTCTGGAAGAAGAATACAAAGGAAGATTCGTCGGAAATATGACTACTTTTCTCTTTGATCATCATAAACAGATCGATATCGCTCAGTTCGTATGCGATCGAAACAGATTCTCCGAAATCGGAATGAGAATTCTCTGA
- a CDS encoding MarR family winged helix-turn-helix transcriptional regulator, giving the protein MKQEFAIHLLSRTRDRIQKFLAKEFEKEGIKDLVPAHGGVLYALGASGEMTMSELAKVLDRTNSTITALLDKMEELKYIKRIQSSADERVFTAVLTAKGKTAREAVIRASQTTTQRLYKGFGPDEKETFVRLLDRMHSNFEK; this is encoded by the coding sequence ATGAAACAAGAATTCGCAATCCATCTCTTATCCAGAACGAGAGACCGAATCCAGAAATTCTTAGCCAAAGAATTCGAAAAGGAAGGGATTAAGGATCTTGTCCCCGCCCACGGAGGAGTTCTTTACGCACTCGGAGCTTCCGGGGAAATGACGATGAGTGAACTCGCAAAGGTATTGGATCGAACCAACTCGACGATCACTGCACTTTTGGATAAAATGGAAGAATTGAAATATATAAAAAGAATTCAATCCAGCGCCGACGAACGCGTGTTTACCGCAGTATTGACCGCTAAGGGAAAAACCGCGAGAGAAGCCGTGATCCGCGCTTCCCAGACGACGACACAAAGATTATACAAGGGATTCGGTCCCGATGAAAAAGAAACCTTTGTCCGTCTACTGGATAGGATGCATTCTAATTTTGAAAAATAA
- a CDS encoding alpha-glucosidase: MSSIKSKKKSPIPKNKWWQTTTIYQIYPRSFADTNEDGIGDIAGIISKLDYLKDMGFETLWISPLYKSPQRDHGYDVSDYYSISPEYGTLKDAENLIKEVHKRGMKIVFDMVMNHTSDEHEWFKESRSSKDNPKRDWYIWKDGKGKGKPPNNWSSFVTPNAWQYDKKTDQWYCASFLDFQPDLNYYNPEVKKAMFDVLRFWLKKGVDGFRLDIFHAIYKDRHFRDNPFRFKYLVTENDHDGYFQRRLYTVNHPNNFEFAKELRSVLDEFEGDRFAVGEVAGDDHTIKRYLGEKRDGLNLIFLFETLMLKFKMSFFKGIIKKMEEIYPAPYTPTYVFGNHDQRRYMRKINNNLEKGKLVALFQFTARGVPVTYYGEEIGMTNETIKLTEAQDPLARIYRWLGDTLSEFLGLADIIIRDRARSPMQWDDSPNAGFTTKKAKPWIRVHGNYKVRNVSTESEDKDSLLSVYRKVIHLRNESRALREGSLTLLEEGVPKDMLVYIREADKERKMVIFNFGKKERLFNNTTDCKKYCFSTHVYDHNEFDLFKVPPCSGLILENDHSPKVAKKSTGKNKK, translated from the coding sequence ATGAGTTCCATAAAATCCAAAAAGAAATCCCCAATTCCAAAAAACAAATGGTGGCAAACGACCACGATTTATCAGATCTACCCCCGTTCCTTTGCGGATACGAACGAAGATGGGATCGGCGATATCGCCGGGATCATTTCTAAGTTAGATTATCTGAAGGATATGGGTTTTGAAACCCTCTGGATTTCTCCCTTATATAAAAGTCCTCAACGAGATCACGGATACGACGTTAGCGACTATTACTCGATTTCTCCCGAGTATGGAACTCTCAAGGACGCGGAAAATTTAATCAAAGAAGTTCATAAAAGAGGAATGAAGATCGTCTTCGACATGGTGATGAACCATACTTCGGACGAACACGAATGGTTTAAAGAATCCCGTTCCAGTAAGGACAATCCCAAAAGGGATTGGTATATCTGGAAAGACGGCAAAGGGAAAGGAAAACCGCCAAACAACTGGAGTTCGTTCGTTACTCCCAATGCTTGGCAGTATGATAAAAAAACGGATCAGTGGTATTGTGCGAGCTTTCTTGATTTCCAGCCGGATTTGAACTATTATAACCCGGAGGTCAAAAAAGCGATGTTCGACGTTTTGCGTTTTTGGCTAAAAAAGGGCGTGGACGGTTTCCGTTTGGATATCTTTCACGCGATTTACAAAGACAGACATTTTCGGGATAACCCGTTTCGTTTTAAATACTTAGTAACCGAGAATGATCACGACGGTTACTTTCAGAGAAGACTTTATACGGTCAATCACCCGAACAACTTCGAATTTGCAAAAGAACTCAGATCCGTCCTCGACGAATTCGAAGGTGATCGTTTCGCTGTCGGCGAGGTCGCCGGGGATGATCATACCATCAAACGTTACTTAGGCGAAAAAAGAGACGGACTGAATTTGATCTTTCTTTTCGAAACCCTGATGTTGAAATTCAAAATGAGTTTTTTCAAGGGTATCATCAAAAAGATGGAGGAAATCTATCCGGCTCCATACACTCCCACGTATGTTTTCGGGAATCACGATCAAAGACGGTATATGCGTAAGATCAACAACAACCTGGAAAAAGGGAAGTTGGTGGCTCTGTTTCAGTTTACCGCTCGAGGAGTTCCGGTCACATATTACGGTGAGGAGATCGGGATGACGAACGAAACGATCAAACTAACCGAAGCCCAGGATCCTCTCGCAAGAATCTATCGCTGGTTAGGCGACACTCTTTCTGAATTTCTGGGACTCGCGGACATTATCATTCGGGATCGAGCCAGATCTCCGATGCAGTGGGATGATTCACCAAACGCCGGTTTTACGACTAAAAAGGCAAAACCTTGGATTCGAGTCCACGGAAATTACAAGGTAAGAAACGTTAGCACTGAATCCGAAGACAAGGATTCACTTTTGAGCGTATATCGAAAAGTCATCCATCTACGGAACGAAAGTAGGGCTTTGAGAGAAGGAAGTTTGACCCTGCTTGAAGAAGGTGTTCCAAAAGATATGCTCGTTTATATTCGAGAAGCCGACAAAGAACGGAAAATGGTGATTTTTAACTTTGGAAAAAAAGAACGTCTTTTTAACAATACGACGGATTGCAAAAAATATTGTTTTTCAACTCACGTCTACGATCACAATGAATTCGATCTCTTTAAGGTGCCGCCTTGTTCCGGTTTGATCTTGGAGAACGATCATTCTCCGAAGGTCGCTAAAAAATCGACGGGTAAGAATAAAAAATAA
- a CDS encoding SDR family NAD(P)-dependent oxidoreductase: MFSGKTIVVTGSARGIGKVTARNFLTKNGNVVVSDVDPILLEKTIEELKSLKTGKVLGKLCDVKEKNQIKELADFAFKETGSLDIWINNAGIIKDDLLLRMSEEKWDQVFDVNLKGAFLGTQAAAKYMIKKEWGRIINIGSVSGFYGNGGQANYSSAKAGLMALTKSSARELASRNVTVNCVASGFIANDFAPGLSQEIKEGILKTIPLKIERNPEESISSAIHFFASNEADWITGTTLRVDGGMMIGF; this comes from the coding sequence ATGTTTTCAGGAAAAACAATCGTAGTCACGGGTTCTGCAAGAGGGATCGGAAAAGTAACGGCAAGAAATTTTTTAACGAAAAACGGCAATGTCGTCGTATCCGATGTGGATCCGATTCTTCTGGAAAAAACGATCGAAGAATTAAAATCCTTAAAAACGGGAAAGGTCCTCGGAAAACTCTGCGACGTAAAAGAGAAAAACCAGATCAAAGAACTTGCGGATTTTGCATTCAAAGAAACCGGGAGTCTGGACATTTGGATCAACAACGCGGGAATCATCAAGGACGATCTTCTTTTGAGAATGAGCGAAGAAAAATGGGACCAGGTTTTTGACGTAAATCTGAAGGGGGCGTTCTTAGGCACACAAGCCGCCGCGAAGTATATGATCAAAAAAGAATGGGGACGAATCATCAATATCGGTTCTGTTTCCGGTTTTTATGGAAACGGAGGACAAGCCAATTACTCTTCCGCAAAGGCAGGTCTTATGGCGCTTACAAAATCTTCCGCGAGAGAACTCGCTTCTAGAAACGTGACCGTCAACTGCGTCGCATCCGGATTTATCGCGAACGATTTCGCTCCTGGCCTCTCCCAAGAGATAAAAGAAGGAATTTTAAAAACGATCCCTCTCAAGATAGAAAGAAATCCGGAAGAATCCATCTCTTCCGCGATTCATTTTTTCGCTTCGAACGAAGCGGATTGGATCACGGGAACGACCCTTCGAGTCGACGGCGGAATGATGATCGGATTCTAA
- a CDS encoding dienelactone hydrolase family protein gives MKKFLTFFAVLQLFSVSIAAKTISKNIVYQEGETTLEGYIAYPELGSKKTAPGILVVHDWLGLGENSKMRADKLAELGYVAFAVDIYGKGIRPKGMEEASKLAGQFKQDRKLMRARITAALETLKSQPEVDAQNIAAIGYCFGGTVALELARSGAPIKGTVSFHGGLQTPNMEDAKNIAGKVLVLHGADDPFVKKDEVDTFQDEMRKAGIDWQFISYGGAVHSFTIKEAGNDNSKGAAYNAKADRRSWIELLSFFKEIFPKPKA, from the coding sequence ATGAAGAAATTCTTAACCTTTTTTGCGGTCTTACAGTTATTCTCCGTTTCCATAGCGGCCAAAACGATTTCAAAAAACATCGTCTATCAAGAGGGAGAAACCACTTTAGAAGGATACATTGCCTATCCCGAGCTCGGTTCTAAAAAAACTGCGCCGGGTATCCTGGTCGTACACGATTGGCTCGGCTTAGGAGAAAATTCCAAAATGCGGGCGGATAAACTTGCCGAGTTAGGTTACGTTGCGTTTGCAGTGGACATCTACGGAAAAGGCATTCGACCCAAAGGAATGGAAGAAGCTTCTAAGTTAGCCGGTCAATTCAAACAAGACCGCAAACTGATGAGAGCTCGAATCACGGCGGCATTAGAAACATTAAAATCGCAACCGGAAGTGGACGCGCAGAATATCGCGGCGATCGGTTATTGTTTCGGCGGAACCGTGGCTTTGGAACTCGCACGGAGCGGGGCGCCGATTAAGGGAACCGTGAGTTTTCACGGAGGATTACAAACTCCTAATATGGAAGACGCGAAAAACATCGCTGGGAAGGTTCTCGTATTACACGGCGCAGACGATCCTTTCGTAAAAAAAGACGAGGTGGACACGTTTCAGGATGAGATGAGAAAGGCAGGAATCGACTGGCAATTTATTTCTTATGGCGGAGCCGTGCACTCCTTTACCATCAAAGAAGCGGGAAACGACAATTCCAAGGGGGCGGCTTACAACGCAAAGGCGGATCGTAGATCTTGGATAGAATTGCTTTCTTTCTTTAAGGAAATTTTTCCAAAACCGAAGGCTTGA
- a CDS encoding SDR family oxidoreductase — translation MKERILAGKVALVAGGTRGAGRGIAISLGEVGATVYVTGRSTRASRSEMNRTETIEDTVDLIHKNGGKAFAIKTDHTDSDQVRELIQKIDLEQGRLDILVNDIWGGDPYIRWEERFWEHSLENGIKVQRTCLESHLITNYFAAPLMIRNRSGLILEITDGIDYRYRGNLYYTLIKSSIINLSRCISEELKPYGITALSLTPGFLRSEAMLDHFGVGEENWRDATKKDPHFIVSETPAYIGRAVAALAADKNVFSKTGTSTSTWKLSEEYDFTDLDGSRPHWGNYFKEKFGEEL, via the coding sequence ATGAAAGAAAGGATTTTGGCTGGTAAGGTGGCTTTAGTAGCCGGAGGAACACGCGGTGCAGGAAGAGGCATCGCGATCTCGTTAGGTGAAGTAGGTGCTACCGTTTATGTTACGGGAAGAAGCACGAGAGCGTCTCGTTCGGAAATGAATCGTACGGAAACAATTGAAGATACGGTCGATTTGATCCACAAAAACGGTGGGAAAGCGTTTGCGATAAAAACCGATCATACGGATTCCGATCAGGTTCGCGAACTCATACAAAAAATCGATCTTGAACAGGGTAGGTTGGATATTCTTGTCAACGACATTTGGGGAGGAGATCCTTATATTCGTTGGGAGGAACGATTCTGGGAGCATTCTTTGGAAAACGGAATCAAGGTTCAAAGGACTTGTTTGGAATCGCACCTCATCACCAATTATTTCGCCGCTCCTTTGATGATTCGAAATCGTTCGGGTTTAATCTTAGAGATCACCGACGGGATCGATTATCGTTATCGAGGAAATCTATATTACACTTTGATAAAGTCTTCTATCATCAATCTTTCCCGTTGCATTTCTGAGGAATTGAAGCCGTACGGAATCACGGCTCTCTCTCTAACCCCCGGCTTTCTGAGGTCGGAGGCTATGCTCGATCACTTCGGAGTTGGCGAAGAAAATTGGAGGGACGCGACAAAAAAGGATCCGCACTTTATCGTTTCCGAAACTCCCGCTTATATCGGCCGAGCCGTGGCCGCGCTCGCCGCTGATAAGAACGTATTTTCAAAAACGGGAACTTCGACGAGTACTTGGAAATTATCGGAAGAATACGACTTTACGGATTTGGATGGAAGCCGCCCGCACTGGGGGAATTACTTTAAAGAAAAATTTGGAGAAGAATTATGA
- a CDS encoding helix-turn-helix transcriptional regulator — MRADRLLSILLQLQAKGRISSKDLARKLEVSERTIHRDMEALSASGVPVFAERGSKGGWELSQGYRTNLTGMKKEEIFSMILTSSTRIASDLGRKKEFDSAFMKFMASLPAAYQEEAEMIRQRIHIDGAGWGNWKEEFPFLPLLQEAVWENRKVILRYKSDEASKKRIVLPLGLVAKGKVWYLIAKYGKEFRTFRISRILEAQLGETFERPKKFDLEKHWQESTQEFFSKLPSYSVSLKIKNNELEHFRKFAYSYILEYSKIDDTWVRASVNFETKEWAQHNILGFANRVIVIEPKELREAIKASASAILESYLTS, encoded by the coding sequence ATGCGCGCAGATCGATTACTTTCCATTCTACTTCAACTCCAAGCAAAGGGAAGAATTTCTTCCAAAGATTTAGCCCGTAAACTCGAGGTCTCGGAAAGAACGATTCATAGGGACATGGAAGCGCTCAGCGCTTCGGGCGTTCCGGTTTTTGCGGAAAGAGGTTCGAAAGGTGGCTGGGAATTATCACAGGGTTATAGAACCAATCTTACCGGTATGAAAAAGGAAGAGATCTTTTCGATGATTCTCACGAGTTCCACACGGATCGCTTCCGATCTCGGAAGAAAAAAGGAATTCGATTCCGCATTCATGAAATTTATGGCGTCGCTCCCAGCGGCCTATCAAGAAGAAGCCGAGATGATTCGCCAAAGAATTCATATCGACGGCGCGGGTTGGGGAAATTGGAAGGAAGAATTCCCGTTTCTTCCTTTATTGCAGGAAGCCGTTTGGGAGAATCGAAAGGTGATTCTTCGTTACAAGTCGGACGAAGCCTCCAAAAAAAGAATCGTTCTTCCTTTAGGACTTGTAGCCAAAGGGAAGGTTTGGTATCTCATCGCAAAATATGGAAAAGAATTTAGAACCTTTCGTATTTCAAGAATTCTCGAGGCACAACTCGGAGAAACTTTTGAACGACCGAAAAAGTTCGACTTAGAAAAACACTGGCAGGAAAGCACGCAGGAATTCTTCTCGAAACTCCCGTCCTATTCCGTCTCCCTCAAAATCAAAAACAACGAACTGGAACATTTCAGAAAATTCGCATATAGTTATATATTAGAATACTCTAAAATAGACGACACTTGGGTAAGAGCAAGTGTCAATTTCGAAACAAAAGAATGGGCTCAGCATAACATTCTAGGATTCGCGAACAGAGTGATCGTAATCGAACCTAAAGAATTGAGGGAAGCGATTAAAGCTTCCGCGAGCGCCATTCTTGAATCTTATTTGACTTCATAG
- a CDS encoding adenylate/guanylate cyclase domain-containing protein produces MLKRRKLLFPLLCIFLWSLSFNACGSSGNSKIPPRAEKGILDLRDWDFNSDGIVKLDGEWSFVWKQLPLSKPNTILPDSKTYFVPVPDNWNSYKEIGDINSASAYGYGTFTLRVLLNETQIPLGLRFQDVGTAAAIWVNGKKLIRSGVVGTDENTSRPQYLPRYIDVPADNNEALIQVEVSNFHHFKGGIWETIRLGSRKSIQDDKENRSATEMFLFGSIAIMALYHFGLFSLRRKDNSSLFFGLFCFVIVVRLLTTGERFLLQKFPDIPWELGSKLEYLSFYLAWPIFQKYMDSIFPGDMPPLVTKIATAVVGFFSLIILFFPTRIFALTLLPYQGILLLYIPFFFFWSGRFIYRKRDGAIIAGIGVLALIAAAINDILQSQTLVSHGYYLPIGLFSFIFAQSYMLSLKFSSAFVSIENLSADLTRTNQSYSRFVPLEFLKFLGKKNITEIELGDQTQKEMTILFSDIRSFTQLSEKMTPKDNFDFLNSYMGRMGPIIRKHGGFVDKYLGDGIMALFPDSPDDAVEAAKEMKSTLEEHNQSRLERNYDPIRIGIGIHTGVLMLGTIGEEARMDGTVISDAVNLASRIEGLTKEYGADILLSDESYQKIRNRRKYTFQELGKVSVKGKENLIGVYEVK; encoded by the coding sequence ATGCTAAAACGAAGAAAGTTATTATTTCCTTTGCTCTGTATTTTTCTTTGGAGCCTCTCATTCAACGCCTGTGGATCGTCCGGAAATTCTAAAATTCCTCCTCGCGCCGAAAAAGGAATTTTGGATCTGAGAGACTGGGATTTCAACTCCGACGGAATCGTAAAACTGGACGGGGAATGGTCCTTTGTCTGGAAACAACTTCCTCTTTCCAAGCCGAACACGATTCTTCCCGATTCGAAAACGTATTTTGTTCCTGTTCCCGATAACTGGAATTCCTATAAGGAGATCGGAGATATCAATTCGGCGTCGGCCTACGGTTATGGAACGTTTACTCTGAGGGTTTTGTTAAACGAAACTCAAATCCCTCTTGGACTTCGTTTTCAGGACGTCGGTACGGCCGCGGCGATTTGGGTGAACGGCAAAAAATTAATCCGAAGTGGAGTGGTCGGAACCGATGAAAACACTTCAAGGCCGCAGTATCTTCCGCGATATATAGACGTTCCCGCAGACAACAACGAAGCCTTGATCCAAGTCGAAGTCTCCAACTTTCATCATTTTAAAGGTGGGATCTGGGAAACGATTCGTCTTGGAAGTCGGAAGAGCATACAGGACGATAAGGAAAATCGATCTGCGACCGAGATGTTTCTTTTCGGAAGTATTGCGATCATGGCCCTCTATCACTTCGGTCTTTTTTCTTTAAGGAGAAAAGACAACTCGAGTTTGTTCTTCGGTTTATTTTGTTTTGTCATCGTCGTTCGTCTACTTACTACCGGAGAACGATTTCTTCTACAAAAATTTCCGGACATACCTTGGGAGCTCGGAAGTAAGTTGGAATATCTTTCTTTTTATCTTGCGTGGCCGATTTTTCAGAAATACATGGACAGTATTTTTCCGGGGGACATGCCACCGTTGGTTACAAAGATCGCCACTGCAGTCGTCGGCTTCTTTTCGCTTATCATTTTGTTTTTTCCCACTAGAATTTTCGCACTAACACTTCTTCCTTACCAAGGAATTCTTCTTCTTTATATACCATTCTTTTTCTTCTGGTCTGGAAGATTTATATATCGTAAACGCGATGGGGCAATCATCGCTGGGATCGGCGTCTTAGCATTGATCGCGGCCGCGATCAACGATATTCTACAAAGTCAAACTCTCGTGAGTCACGGATACTATCTTCCGATCGGACTTTTTTCGTTTATTTTCGCCCAGTCCTATATGCTTTCGCTGAAGTTTTCCTCCGCGTTTGTCTCGATCGAAAACTTATCTGCGGATCTAACGAGAACGAATCAATCCTATAGTCGTTTTGTTCCTTTGGAATTTTTGAAATTTCTCGGAAAAAAGAATATTACGGAAATTGAATTAGGAGATCAAACTCAAAAGGAAATGACGATCCTTTTCTCCGATATACGATCTTTTACACAACTCTCCGAAAAGATGACACCGAAGGATAATTTCGATTTTTTAAATTCTTATATGGGAAGAATGGGGCCGATCATTCGAAAACATGGAGGCTTTGTTGATAAGTATTTAGGAGACGGGATCATGGCCCTTTTTCCGGATTCTCCCGATGACGCAGTGGAAGCGGCGAAGGAGATGAAATCAACACTGGAAGAACACAACCAAAGTCGTTTGGAAAGAAATTACGATCCGATCCGAATCGGGATAGGAATTCATACCGGTGTTTTGATGTTGGGAACGATCGGAGAAGAGGCGAGGATGGACGGAACCGTCATCTCGGACGCCGTCAATCTTGCGTCTCGAATCGAAGGACTTACGAAAGAATATGGAGCGGATATACTTCTTTCCGATGAAAGTTATCAGAAAATACGAAATCGGCGGAAATATACGTTTCAGGAATTGGGCAAGGTTTCGGTAAAAGGAAAAGAAAACCTGATCGGTGTCTATGAAGTCAAATAA
- a CDS encoding glycosyltransferase family 2 protein, protein MSNQNKIAVLLPAYNEEVTIQETILSFFKELPNAEFVVIDNNSKDRTSAFAEEIFRKHKIRGRILFEPKQGKANAVRKGFSNVQADVYVMADADMTYPANEIQKLLKAREIGDFDMVVGDRLSDGIYETENKRRFHSFGNYLVIRLINFLFAVQLKDAMSGYRIFSDRFVRHYPILSKGFELEIEMTLHALDKRLSMLEVPVRYSDRPPGSVSKLNTIRDGYSVVKNILWIFKDYKPMHFFGFLSFCSFALSVLFGFPAIYDYLKFKFVYHVPLAILATGLMIISLINLSIGLILHTVSKIQRFNFELQILKWKRSDQR, encoded by the coding sequence ATGTCAAATCAGAATAAAATTGCGGTTTTGTTACCGGCGTATAACGAAGAGGTTACGATTCAAGAAACGATTCTTTCCTTTTTTAAAGAACTTCCGAATGCGGAATTCGTCGTGATCGACAATAATTCAAAGGATAGGACCTCGGCTTTCGCAGAAGAAATATTCAGAAAACATAAAATACGGGGAAGGATTCTTTTTGAGCCGAAACAGGGAAAGGCTAACGCAGTCAGAAAAGGTTTTTCCAACGTTCAGGCCGATGTTTACGTCATGGCGGATGCCGATATGACTTATCCCGCGAATGAAATTCAGAAGTTGTTGAAAGCTCGAGAGATCGGAGATTTCGATATGGTAGTAGGAGATCGATTGAGCGACGGAATCTACGAAACGGAGAACAAACGGAGATTCCATTCTTTCGGAAATTATCTCGTGATCCGATTGATCAATTTCCTTTTTGCCGTTCAACTTAAGGATGCGATGAGCGGTTACCGGATTTTTTCCGATCGTTTTGTTCGTCACTATCCGATTCTTTCTAAGGGGTTTGAATTGGAAATAGAGATGACTTTACACGCACTTGATAAGCGACTTTCCATGTTAGAAGTTCCGGTTCGTTACTCGGATCGTCCACCAGGAAGTGTCTCAAAATTGAATACGATTCGGGACGGCTACTCGGTCGTAAAAAACATTCTTTGGATTTTTAAAGATTATAAGCCGATGCATTTTTTCGGATTTTTATCCTTCTGTTCTTTCGCACTTTCCGTGTTATTCGGTTTCCCGGCGATTTATGATTATCTAAAATTCAAATTCGTTTATCATGTACCTTTGGCTATTCTTGCTACGGGGCTAATGATCATTTCACTGATCAATCTTTCGATCGGTTTGATCCTACATACGGTTTCAAAAATACAAAGATTCAATTTCGAACTTCAGATTCTAAAATGGAAAAGATCCGATCAAAGATAG
- a CDS encoding phosphoesterase yields the protein MKNIFERTLLSLLFLLCVFVCFNVFTYFSFRSDHDRIEELLSNHSETIIDPYRKKLQLKWQKASFHNHTNEVWYTPGRNSVEEIQNAYVKHGYKILSFSDYERITLPKNPKLPLLPAFEWGTNLRKRHLLVLGASKAESDPFPFYASNSNIQWVIDRFNEEGNFVTINHPKLNFSFSDEMLRSLQRYDAIEIFSPFGDHLELWDKLLSEEKFPFCMASDDLHYLPKDEYEMAKADSKITMRDIVSLLYRPEGQSLTRYVLINTETLEPKNILASLKSGNYVCVKKHDRTLKDPVLVDLGIRDKDKVYFAFDEKAIHVQLIGKNGKVLGDLFNLKEGFFQIPPEESYVRLQIYFPTSVVLSNAFLRRDQSKL from the coding sequence ATGAAAAATATTTTCGAAAGAACGCTTCTTTCTCTTCTATTTTTGTTATGCGTATTCGTTTGCTTTAATGTTTTTACATACTTTTCGTTTCGATCCGATCATGATCGAATCGAGGAGCTACTTTCAAATCACTCCGAGACGATTATCGATCCCTATCGAAAAAAACTACAACTCAAATGGCAGAAAGCGTCTTTTCACAATCATACGAACGAAGTTTGGTACACACCCGGAAGAAATAGCGTTGAAGAAATTCAAAACGCATATGTTAAACACGGATATAAAATTCTTAGCTTCTCCGATTATGAGAGAATCACCCTACCTAAAAATCCAAAACTCCCTCTACTTCCGGCATTCGAATGGGGAACAAATTTAAGGAAGAGACATCTATTGGTATTGGGAGCGAGTAAGGCGGAATCCGATCCGTTTCCATTCTATGCTTCGAACTCAAACATCCAATGGGTGATCGATCGTTTTAACGAGGAAGGTAACTTTGTTACTATCAATCATCCCAAACTCAACTTTAGTTTTTCCGATGAGATGCTCCGGAGCCTCCAACGGTACGACGCAATCGAGATTTTTAGTCCGTTCGGAGATCATCTCGAACTCTGGGACAAATTATTAAGCGAAGAAAAATTTCCGTTTTGTATGGCTTCGGACGACCTCCACTATCTTCCGAAGGATGAATATGAAATGGCGAAAGCGGATTCAAAGATAACCATGCGGGACATTGTTTCCCTCTTATATCGTCCCGAGGGGCAATCCTTGACGCGTTACGTGTTGATAAATACGGAAACACTCGAACCGAAAAATATCTTGGCCTCTTTAAAATCGGGAAATTATGTCTGTGTTAAAAAACACGATCGCACTTTAAAGGATCCGGTCCTCGTCGACTTAGGGATCAGAGATAAGGATAAAGTTTACTTCGCCTTCGATGAAAAAGCGATTCATGTTCAGTTGATCGGAAAAAATGGGAAAGTTCTCGGAGATCTCTTCAACTTGAAGGAGGGATTTTTTCAAATCCCTCCCGAAGAATCCTATGTAAGACTTCAGATATATTTCCCAACTTCGGTCGTCTTGAGCAATGCGTTTCTTCGCAGAGATCAATCGAAGTTGTAA